From the Ruminiclostridium josui JCM 17888 genome, one window contains:
- a CDS encoding DUF1858 domain-containing protein, protein MAKVTKDMIISDVLNLDKGTIPIFLESGMHCLGCPSSSGESIEDACAIHGIDADKLIENLNKYLENK, encoded by the coding sequence ATGGCTAAGGTAACTAAGGATATGATTATTTCTGATGTATTAAACTTGGATAAGGGTACAATTCCAATATTTCTTGAAAGCGGTATGCACTGTCTTGGCTGTCCATCATCTTCCGGTGAGAGCATTGAAGATGCGTGTGCAATTCATGGTATAGATGCCGATAAATTGATCGAAAACTTAAATAAATATCTTGAAAACAAATA